A single region of the Carboxydothermus pertinax genome encodes:
- a CDS encoding methylenetetrahydrofolate reductase C-terminal domain-containing protein: MIVAERKPIEEIIKMVEKHENILVLGCGGCVTVCLAGGEKEAEQLATTLRLYFQKENKQFKTITTTITRQCDPEYVKSVAEEVAKADAVLSTACGVGVQFMAENYPGKWVYPALNTKFAGANLELGVWGERCGLCGECILHLTGGVCPVIRCSKSLLNGPCGGSQNGKCEVSSEIDCAWQLIYDRLKSLNSLDLILKIQPPKDWSKARDGGPRKVIKEEVRL; the protein is encoded by the coding sequence TTGATTGTTGCCGAAAGAAAGCCTATTGAAGAAATAATTAAAATGGTTGAAAAACACGAAAATATTCTGGTGTTAGGTTGCGGTGGATGTGTAACCGTGTGTCTGGCAGGTGGAGAAAAAGAAGCCGAACAATTAGCAACAACCCTACGCCTGTATTTTCAAAAGGAAAACAAACAGTTTAAAACAATTACCACAACTATTACCAGACAATGTGACCCGGAATATGTAAAGTCTGTGGCGGAAGAAGTGGCCAAAGCTGACGCTGTATTATCTACCGCTTGTGGTGTAGGAGTACAGTTTATGGCAGAAAATTACCCCGGTAAGTGGGTTTATCCGGCTCTTAATACGAAATTCGCGGGAGCGAACTTAGAGCTGGGAGTTTGGGGGGAAAGATGCGGTCTCTGTGGCGAGTGTATTTTACATTTAACTGGTGGTGTCTGTCCTGTAATCCGTTGTTCCAAAAGTTTGTTAAATGGTCCTTGTGGTGGTTCCCAAAATGGGAAATGTGAAGTTTCCAGTGAAATTGACTGTGCCTGGCAATTAATTTATGACCGTTTAAAGAGCTTAAATAGTCTAGACCTTATCCTTAAAATTCAACCGCCTAAAGATTGGTCCAAAGCCCGGGATGGCGGTCCCCGAAAAGTAATTAAGGAGGAGGTCCGGTTATGA
- a CDS encoding hydrogenase iron-sulfur subunit, with translation MAGKVLIYHCSYCSYLTLDLLGQYKVSLQENVVITDLPCTGTLSVNMLLEAIEKGFEKVVVIGGTSNDCRFLKGSLRAQKRVLEAQKILEEIGYEPTRLSFYELKPGDLESLKTILIKL, from the coding sequence ATGGCAGGGAAAGTATTAATTTACCATTGCTCTTATTGTTCCTATTTAACTTTGGATTTACTTGGCCAATACAAGGTTTCTCTTCAGGAAAATGTAGTGATTACCGATCTCCCCTGTACCGGAACTTTATCAGTAAATATGCTCTTAGAAGCAATAGAAAAAGGGTTTGAAAAGGTCGTTGTCATTGGGGGAACCAGTAACGATTGCCGGTTTTTAAAAGGGAGCCTAAGGGCTCAAAAAAGAGTTCTTGAGGCGCAAAAAATCTTAGAGGAAATTGGTTATGAACCGACAAGACTTTCTTTTTATGAACTAAAACCGGGTGACTTAGAGAGTCTTAAAACAATTTTAATAAAGCTTTAA
- a CDS encoding methylenetetrahydrofolate reductase produces MITESRLEKLFTDGHFVVTAEIGPPKNSNGEVVRKHARNLKNYIDGANLTDNQTAVVRLSSIAAGYHVLSEGLDPIIQMTCRDRNRIGLQSDLLGAYSLGIRNVLALTGDHQSFGNHPTSKNVYDLDSIQLIRTIKKMRDEKQFLSGEAIKEHEPRFFIGAVENPFGDPFEFRVLRLEKKIEAGAQFIQTQCIFDMERFERFMEMVRERGLHERAYILAGITPLKSAKAAKYMKNVAGMIMPDHIIERMEKAEDQKEEGVKIAVEMIEHLKAVKGVAGVHIMAIAWEDIVPVIVERAGLLPRPEV; encoded by the coding sequence ATGATTACTGAGAGCCGTTTAGAAAAATTATTTACCGATGGACATTTCGTGGTGACTGCTGAAATTGGACCTCCTAAAAATAGTAACGGAGAAGTAGTAAGAAAACATGCCCGGAACTTAAAAAATTACATCGACGGAGCAAACCTTACCGACAACCAAACAGCTGTAGTAAGGTTATCAAGTATTGCAGCGGGGTACCATGTTTTGTCGGAAGGCCTAGATCCGATAATTCAAATGACCTGTCGGGATCGTAACCGCATTGGCTTACAGTCAGATCTCCTGGGAGCATACAGCCTAGGAATACGTAATGTTCTAGCCTTAACGGGTGACCATCAATCTTTTGGGAACCATCCTACTTCGAAAAATGTGTATGACTTAGATTCGATCCAGCTCATTCGAACTATAAAAAAAATGCGGGACGAAAAGCAGTTTTTATCGGGAGAAGCAATTAAAGAACATGAGCCACGGTTTTTTATTGGAGCTGTTGAAAACCCCTTTGGTGACCCCTTCGAATTTCGAGTATTGAGGCTTGAGAAAAAAATTGAAGCTGGTGCCCAGTTTATCCAAACCCAGTGCATCTTTGACATGGAAAGATTTGAAAGATTTATGGAAATGGTTCGGGAGAGGGGACTACATGAAAGGGCATATATCTTGGCGGGAATAACCCCGTTAAAATCAGCAAAAGCGGCTAAATATATGAAAAACGTCGCTGGTATGATCATGCCTGATCACATAATTGAACGGATGGAAAAAGCAGAAGACCAGAAAGAAGAAGGAGTTAAAATAGCTGTGGAAATGATTGAGCACTTGAAAGCCGTTAAAGGCGTTGCCGGGGTGCATATAATGGCA